The nucleotide sequence TGCATGctcaatttaatttttaaaaatgttttcctAATGTTAACAGTGAGTTTCTATTTATTGAACATGTTAACCACAAAATTATACGACAAGACCTACTGAAAACACTGGAATTCTGGTTAAGTGACGGAAATGAGTATTGtgttctttcaaaaataaggcaTTTCATGTATACACGATTATTTCTTCGGAAACATATGCATGAACATGGCGTTAACCAACGCATACTTATATAATCATTGTATGTTTGTAAAGCTTATTATTTCTGTCATGATAGTGATGACATCTTTAATaagcataaataaaacaaaacagttcTATAAATCTGCATTTACTACAATTGGGATTTAGTGATTAAAATAGGGTTTCAGACATGATCAATTGAAAATGTCAATGCTCTAGTCCGAGTGtaatgtttagttttttttttttcaataacaaactgaTAGGAAGTCTCTTAGGACCAAATATGCAATCTTCATATTGCGAAATCGTTAGAATTAGTTCAATCCCCATCGTTAATATTAAAACTAAGCTTGAAACGTAAGGGATCATTTGTAAAAGAAATATTTATAAGAGAAATATTTAGGATGCTGTGTTGTTTTATTAGCTTAAATCGTTTTGTATAATCAAAATGCAGCATCATAGAATTCTGTGTTCGGCGAGACTCATGTGCCCTCTAGTACTTCGAACTGTGGCTGCTGTGGGATTTTTTCCCGGAACTCTTCGAGCTTTTTCCGCTCTTTTTTCCCTTTCCACTTTTACTGGATTTTGAACTTTTGCTGTGGCTTGACTTCGACCCAGATCTTCCTAGAGCCTTTTCCACCCTTGTGTCCATCGCTACTGGAGCTCGATCCATGATGGTCGCTTGTTCTGGAACCTGGATTATACACAATCGTACGAATAAAACGGCGAACATCTGCTTCGTCGTCGATATTCAATGACCGTCGTACTCTGTTATACCCTTCTGGACGATTATCGCCGCTGGATTTCGATGTATGGCCTTCGGAACTCCCCGAAGCTTTTTCCACCTTTACCGGATTTAGAACTGTGGCTTAGATTTTGACCCAGATCTTCCAGAGCCTTTGAGTCCTTTTCCATCGCTACTGGAGCTCGATCCATGATGGTCGCTAGTTCTGGAACCTGGGTTATACACGATCGTACGAACAAAACGGCGAACATCTGCTTCGTCATCGATATTCACTGACCGTCGTGCTCTGTTATACCCTTCTGGACGATAATCGCTGCTGGATTTCGATGTATGGCCTTCGGAACTCTCCGAGCTTTTTCCACCTTTACCGGATTTGGAACTGTGGCTTGATTTCGACCCAGATCTTCCAGAGCCTTTTCCGCCATTATGTCCATCGCTACTGGAGCTCGATCCATGATTGTCACTTGTTCTGGAACCTGGCTTATACACGATCGTACGAACAAAACGGCGAACATCAGCTTTGTCGTCGATATTCAATGACCGTCGTGCTCTGTTATACCCTTCTGGACGATTATCGCCGCTGGATTTCGATGTATGGCCTCCGGAACTCCTCGAGCTTTTTCCACCTTTACCGGATTTAGAACTGTGGCTTGATTTCGACCCAGATCTTCCAGAGCCTTTTCCGCCTGTATGTCCTTTTCCATCGCTACTGGAGCTTGAACCATGTTGGTCGCTTGTTCTGGAACCTGGCTTATACACGATCGTTCGAGCAAAACGACGGCGACCAACTGCTGCGTTATAGCTCTCGCTTGTTGTAGATCCGGATGACTCTTCATCTGGCGTATTCTCGAGTGTGCGACGGTTCCTTGTATTTTTGTCATAGCTTGTGTGGTGATCGCTATCGCTATTGCTATCGGAGGTCTTGCTTCTATGGTCGAAACATTCAGCACAGCAGGAACCGGGTCTAAATGGTTTggtaaaattttaatagtatgaacatttaaactaataaaatgtgtatattacATCTGATGTCGATTCATCGTATGTATGCAAAACATGATATGACATCATTACATGAATAATAAAAGAATGATTAAATGGGTATagcatgtatttaaaataaatttatttaacaagTGGGTAAGCAAGATAACCCTCCAATAAAagccataataataataaaaacaataatcatcTGTTAAAATGATATTCGGCGTAAATAAGTTCTTCTTAATAAAGGTTGAGCATTTACGTTTATAAAACGTTTTAGCACATTATCCAtctaatgaaattattattatttagtgtttttcatatttattttaacaatatttaatacatgattatacaatttattaataattacataTTACATATAACATTCCCTTTGCACTTGCATACACTTATATATGCTGGTtgcataatataatacatataggaaatatattttacatatagatttagtttaaacatatttatttctagCAAGTTGACATTATTTATTCATAGAATATCATACAACAATACTTATACTTTCATGTTCGAAAAGGATAAGAACGAAAGAAACAGCCTTATATGGTTCTTCTCCTTTTCTATATGAAAAGTTTCACTGTTTGCGGATATAATAGGCTATATAAGGCAAAGTGAACAATATGTTGATACCAAAAAActccatttttaaaaatatatttccttaataaaattaatatgttgacatgtttgagaaatgtaagaaataaatagAAAGGTtatgaaagaaaagaaagaagATGTTTGTGAAGAATTGTTGAGTTCGAGCGAGAAAGAAAAAGAAGTATGCCATTCGTTCTGTAGCATAGTTACTtatcaaatcgcttactatttataataaatttgtgaactgcatcagctattttagtattggTAAAGTAGTCACGTGATTcgtctccatatagaatagtttcgATGCATGGGGCAGAATaaattgatattgtatttataaGTTCACCACTGTTAATCAGTCTTTTATTTTGAAGGAATGGAGCGTTTCAGCATTTTTGATGTCGTCGGGGAGACGATTCCATTCGCATACAGTAGATGGTATGAAAGAACTTGAATATAATGATGTTCGAGcttgaattgtttgtaaatgtgaTGAATTTCTTAGAGAGTAATTGTTACGTGAACCCACTGTTGGAGGCGCAATAGAGATTGCATATAGTTTGGGACATTGGTGGAAataatttcatacataaatatttatttgtgtttgcatCTGCGTTCGCTGATGGTGTCCCACTCTAGCTCATTTAAAAGGTCGTCAATTGAGACTAAACGTGTGCATCCAGATGTTATATGCTCGGCTTCAGTATGGATTTTTTCAAGTTCATCGttttcatattgtgtacaatAATCAAACACAGTGTCtgaatattcaagaattggtataaaagaaaattatattttctgaAGCGTTTTTCTATCGAGAAATGTTGTTAAACGACGCATTATATGGAATGTTTTCCATGCTTTTTCTTTTACATACGATATATGTGCATGCCAAGTACAGTAATTAGACATAAATACACCTAAATGTTTAAGGACGTTAACAATCGGTATATTAATATTACGCATAGCTAGATATTAGCATTTATTCGGATTTTGAGGGGTTGAAGCTTACTAactatttatctatatatatatatatatatatgttcacaTATATTCAATCACACATGTGTACCTAGATGTAAATGATACCGCTTCCAATCATATTATATGCGTCATCACATTCCATGTATTTCACTTCCAGTATTATAGTTTGTTTTTCACCATTGAAAGACATGGATCTTAACTATTGCACGATGACGCCGTTTTATTTCCACCTATTCGCTCCAGACATTTATATCCAATTAAGTTTTGTTATGATAAATCTATCTTCTTTCCTATAGAGATGCAAGCCAGACTTCGTTTACAATGACACTTATTTAACTATCGTTAGCCTATTATAGCTTTCAGGGACGATTTCCAGACAGACTTACCGTGCACTGACCTTGATATCCTCCGCGAGAGTATGTATTACGTTAAAAGAAAGTGCACTAGGTTTTCGTTGGAATGCTGACTCATACAAAGCTCAATGTTCTAAAATGTGTGTATGTCATTATAAAACGAAATATAGCACGACTTTTTGGATAAGGAACGAATACGGAATAAGAATAATTAAGTGATATAAAACTGAACATAACATAAAGGGACACGCACACAGTCTATTAAGATTTGGTGAGTTCAGAATGAAACTGCTCTAACATCTGATTATGTCTAGATGAGATTCGATAGCAAAAATATCATCATTCGGCTGACATCGTTTCACAATGCTATACCCATCCCTATTATTTACAATTAGGCAATGGTAGTAGTATAATTTTATTGATTCCGAAATACTGGTGGAATATTTCGGCAACATTTTATTCCCGTTGATTAGTCAGCTACACCGCAAACAATATTTGGGTAATTCTTTTAACTCATGATCATTGCCGTCTTCATAGCAGTAGGAAATACTGTTTTATGATGCAATACcgaagaaaatattgttttattatacaatGCATAGTTGGTTAATGCTGGTTGATTATGTCATATAATAACGACGTGGTACTTGTACTGTTGTAAACTGTTTTGGTGTTGTGTAACCTAAGTAGAGAAGTGCGATTCACACAGTCATATATTATTGCAGTATAGCATTTTGATTAAGGTtacccaatctcttgcacgacggttacattacattcacctctgttttgggctcagaacggactattgttatgaaagcgtctcattcatgtcatgatcataccaagcgttcatcattgaggttacagtatactaaacaatctcttgcacgacggttacattgcattcactgcattaaagaaaaccatatcataccatgatatcttatatcagtcttaattcattattataaaattgatatggtttcttgatgttaagaaaccaacatacatacacacgtcgaagcaattcctaacgtcactcaattaacattatgttcaattgttgacatttgtaaagtgcgtgaaatgattccatctgcgtaaatgggcaataaaaaagttccaaagagttgcattaaaactcgcaagtttttgcacgatttatcgtacatttaaaagtaatattttttaatttaat is from Dreissena polymorpha isolate Duluth1 chromosome 14, UMN_Dpol_1.0, whole genome shotgun sequence and encodes:
- the LOC127857585 gene encoding hornerin-like, which produces MKLTLLVAVAIVAPSCYDAYLPAPKPNGCTKDGRFFPYGKFEDHSDHCNECECFQDGNYKCSKRACPAANCPVEKMKYRPGSCCAECFDHRSKTSDSNSDSDHHTSYDKNTRNRRTLENTPDEESSGSTTSESYNAAVGRRRFARTIVYKPGSRTSDQHGSSSSSDGKGHTGGKGSGRSGSKSSHSSKSGKGGKSSRSSGGHTSKSSGDNRPEGYNRARRSLNIDDKADVRRFVRTIVYKPGSRTSDNHGSSSSSDGHNGGKGSGRSGSKSSHSSKSGKGGKSSESSEGHTSKSSSDYRPEGYNRARRSVNIDDEADVRRFVRTIVYNPGSRTSDHHGSSSSSDGKGLKGSGRSGSKSKPQF